The genomic region CTCCGTCAGCGCCAGCAACGGGGATCGCGATCCCGGCGCGGACAGGAGCACGGTAGTTCCCTCCCGCCCGACCTCCTGGAACCCCAGAAGGTCCCGGTAGAAGGCCAGGGACCGCCCCAGGTCTCGGATCTGAAGGTGAACCCCACCGATATGGGTATTCTCGGGTAACCCGATGCGCTCCCTCATGCGTTTCGATCTCCTTTCTGGGCCTGGACCGACTCCACCTCTTCGCCGCGCGCGAAAGCGTAGCTGGCCTGGAGGATCCGCCACACCACCTCCAGCTCCGCCTCGTCCCGCGGCCCATATACCATCACATAGGTCGGGGGCAACACCCCCTGGGCGACCAGAGGGTGGAATTCCCCCCATCCGCGCTCCACCACGCGTTCCGCCAGCTCCGGCGGCAGCGATAGATGCAGGCTTCCATCGTAAGGGGGATGGAGATGGGCGAACTCATAACCGAACACAAAAGCCTCCGCCGGGCCCTGCGCTCGCTCCGGGTCCAGGTAAAACGCCCGGGCTCCGGGCACGGAGATCCGACTGGGGGCCACCCGAACGCCCGGCAGGGCCCGCGCCCGTTCGAACAGCGCCTCCTGCAGTGCCCGAGGGGCGTTCTGGGTGAGCTGCTGGTGGGGCATCGAGCGGCGCGTCAACGGCCGCTCCCCCGTGCGCGCTGGAAGATCCTCCAGGCGATCCATCGCTCTGCCTCCCTTTCTCAGCTTGCCCTTTGGTCCATCCATGGGCCGTTGGCTTTAAGAGACCTCATAGAGGCGGCAGCGCTCGCTCGATCTCGCCCCGCTGGGGCTCCAGCCAGTCCGGCAACATCAAGCCCGTCCCCAGACGTTCCGGCGGCTCATCCACCGTGAACCCGGGCGGATCCGTGGCGATCTCGAACAGCACCCCGCCGGGCTCCCGGAAATAGATCGAGCGGAAATACTTCCGGTCCATCACCGGGGTGACATAAAGCCCCCACGCCTGCAAATGGGTCCGCCAAGCGCCCTGATCCGCCTCGTTGGCAACCCGCCAGGCCACGTGATGCACCGTCCCCACCGCCACGCGACCCCGGGAGGCCCGGGGATCGATCCAGAGATCCATCCACGCCCCTGGACCCCCTGGGCCGACCTGCAGGCGGATCCGATCCCCCTCCTCCCGCTCCACTCGGAACCCCATTCCCTCGATCAGGAAACGAAGCGTGGGCTCCCCAACGGCCTCCAGAAGGGTCACCGCATGAAGGCCTCGGATCGCAGCATCCAGCGGAACCGGCCCATCCGGCCAGCCCGCACGCTCCTCCGCCCGGGGATGGGCGACCAGCTCCAGGGCCAGGCCATCGGGGTCCCGAAACCCCAGGACCACCTCCTCCTCTTGAAAACGCGGAGCGATGCGCTCCACAGCGACCCCATGGGCCTGCAACCGCTCCTGCCAGTAACCGATGGCGGCCGCTGGGATGGTGAAAGCAGTCACCGCAACCTGCCCCGCACCGACCTGCCCCGGGCGCGCCCCCGGCCACGGAAAGAACGTCAGCAAGGTCCCCGGCCGGCCCAGGGCATCCCCGTAATACAGGTGATAAGCGCCCGGGTCGTCGAAGTTCACCGTGCGCTTGACCAGCCGTAACCCCAGGACCTCCCGGTAGAACCCCAGGTTCCCCCGCGGATCCCCCGCCAGGGCCGTCACGTGATGAAGCCCCTGAATCCCCTCCACGCCCACCTTAATCTAAATCTCACTTTAGATTTAAGTTCGATCTTCAGTATATCCTCGACCCGGGATCCTGTCAAGGGCATGGCGAAGGGCGGTGGCCCTTAGGTGATCCGCATGGCCTGACCCCTGGGTGTGCCAGATCACACGGATGCGGAGGCCTGCTCGTCGTCGAGGTTCTTCCGCTCGAGGATGGTCAGCGGCAGGTCGTTCATAAACGGAGCAACATCCAACCGATGAGGATGAGGGATGAATCCGGTTGGGATGGAAGGCGTGATGATCGGATACGCAGAACCCTTTCCCAGAATCCCAGAGGGACCACCTGCTATAATGGTAGGAGTTGCACAGTTGGATCCGTCATTCCCCCGCGCGGCGGACAGGGTGATCATGATCGCGGAGGCGGCGACGATGCCGACGGTCTGCCTGCGATTCCGATTCGAGGAGCATCCGAAGATCCGCGCTTTGATGGAGGC from Thermoflexus hugenholtzii JAD2 harbors:
- a CDS encoding ring-cleaving dioxygenase, with product MEGIQGLHHVTALAGDPRGNLGFYREVLGLRLVKRTVNFDDPGAYHLYYGDALGRPGTLLTFFPWPGARPGQVGAGQVAVTAFTIPAAAIGYWQERLQAHGVAVERIAPRFQEEEVVLGFRDPDGLALELVAHPRAEERAGWPDGPVPLDAAIRGLHAVTLLEAVGEPTLRFLIEGMGFRVEREEGDRIRLQVGPGGPGAWMDLWIDPRASRGRVAVGTVHHVAWRVANEADQGAWRTHLQAWGLYVTPVMDRKYFRSIYFREPGGVLFEIATDPPGFTVDEPPERLGTGLMLPDWLEPQRGEIERALPPL
- a CDS encoding luciferase domain-containing protein: MDRLEDLPARTGERPLTRRSMPHQQLTQNAPRALQEALFERARALPGVRVAPSRISVPGARAFYLDPERAQGPAEAFVFGYEFAHLHPPYDGSLHLSLPPELAERVVERGWGEFHPLVAQGVLPPTYVMVYGPRDEAELEVVWRILQASYAFARGEEVESVQAQKGDRNA